A stretch of Gallus gallus isolate bGalGal1 chromosome 2, bGalGal1.mat.broiler.GRCg7b, whole genome shotgun sequence DNA encodes these proteins:
- the IRX1 gene encoding iroquois-class homeodomain protein IRX-1 — protein MSFPQLGYPQYLSASQAVYGSERPGVLAAAAAAAAAAAAASGRPAGAELGSGSAAVTSVLGMYAGPYSAPNYSAFLPYTADLGLFSQMGSQYELKDNPGVHPATFAAHTAPGYYPYGQFQYGDPGRPKNATRESTSTLKAWLNEHRKNPYPTKGEKIMLAIITKMTLTQVSTWFANARRRLKKENKVTWGSRSKDQEDANLFGSDNEGDPEKTEDDEEIDLESIDIDKIDENDGEQSNEEEEEKPELLRQSSEEERLEKDKELSLSGSEGLKPKDALAMVKEASDNSTRIISPGGQSNLQMPSHSKPKIWSLAETATSPDGALKSSPPPPPPAQVTHTSPQIQHPAFLPSHGLYTCQIGKFHNWTNGAFLTQSSLLNVRSFLGVNHHHATHHNHHLQAQQQPSVLTATLGALSSEKPSERTSPKHIENVPRTDSPPQPLKSPFQPVRDNSLPQQEGTPRILTALPSA, from the exons ATGTCCTTCCCCCAGCTGGGCTACCCGCAGTACCTCAGCGCCAGCCAGGCGGTGTACGGCAGCGAGCGGCCCGGGGTGctggccgccgccgccgcagccgccgcagccgccgccgccgcctcgggCCGGCCCGCGGGCGCCGAACTGGGCAGCGGCTCGGCCGCTGTCACCTCGGTGCTGGGCATGTACGCGGGGCCCTACAGCGCCCCCAACTACAGCGCCTTCCTGCCCTACACCGCCGACCTCGGCCTCTTCTCGCAGATG GGCTCCCAGTACGAGCTGAAAGATAATCCGGGTGTCCATCCTGCTACCTTCGCAGCCCACACCGCCCCCGGCTATTATCCCTACGGACAGTTCCAGTACGGGGACCCGGGGCGACCCAAAAATGCCACCCGGGAGAGTACCAGCACCCTCAAGGCCTGGCTCAATGAACACCGCAAGAACCCCTACCCTACCAAGGGCGAGAAGATCATGCTGGCCATCATCACCAAGATGACCCTCACCCAGGTCTCCACCTGGTTCGCCAACGCCCGCCGCCGCCTCAAGAAGGAGAACAAGGTGACCTGGGGCTCCAGGAGTAAGGACCAAGAAGATGCTAACCTTTTTGGCAGCGATAACGAGGGGGACCCTGAGAAGACCGAAGACGATGAGGAGATCGACCTGGAGAGCATAGACATAGATAAAATTGATGAAAACGATGGGGAACAGAGcaatgaggaagaggaggagaagccTGAGCTCCTGAGACAAAGCAGTGAAGAGGAGCGCTtggaaaaagacaaggaatTGTCACTGTCAGGATCTGAAGGGCTGAAACCCAAAGATGCTCTGGCCATGGTGAAGGAGGCCTCTGACAACAGCACGCGAATCATTAGCCCCGGGGGACAGAGCAATTTACAGATGCCATCTCACAGCAAACCCAAGATCTGGTCTTTGGCAGAGACTGCGACCAGCCCTGATGGTGCCCTGAAATCCTcccccccaccacctccccctGCCCAGGTCACCCACACTTCGCCACAGATCCAGCATCCCGCCTTTCTCCCCAGCCATGGACTCTACACGTGCCAGATTGGCAAGTTTCACAACTGGACAAATGGGGCTTTTCTCACGCAGAGTTCCCTGCTAAACGTGAGGTCGTTTTTGGGAGTAAATCACCACCATGCCACTCACCACAACCACCACCtccaggcccagcagcagccttctgTTTTAACAGCCACCCTGGGAGCCCTAAGCAGTGAAAAGCCTTCAGAGAGGACCAGTCCCAAACACATAG aaaATGTCCCAAGAACCGATTCCCCACCTCAGCCACTCAAATCGCCCTTCCAGCCTGTCCGTGACAa CTCTTTGCCTCAGCAAGAGGGAACACCGAGAATTTTAACAGCTCTCCCTTCGGCTTGA
- the IRX1 gene encoding iroquois-class homeodomain protein IRX-1 isoform X1, translating to MSFPQLGYPQYLSASQAVYGSERPGVLAAAAAAAAAAAAASGRPAGAELGSGSAAVTSVLGMYAGPYSAPNYSAFLPYTADLGLFSQMGSQYELKDNPGVHPATFAAHTAPGYYPYGQFQYGDPGRPKNATRESTSTLKAWLNEHRKNPYPTKGEKIMLAIITKMTLTQVSTWFANARRRLKKENKVTWGSRSKDQEDANLFGSDNEGDPEKTEDDEEIDLESIDIDKIDENDGEQSNEEEEEKPELLRQSSEEERLEKDKELSLSGSEGLKPKDALAMVKEASDNSTRIISPGGQSNLQMPSHSKPKIWSLAETATSPDGALKSSPPPPPPAQVTHTSPQIQHPAFLPSHGLYTCQIGKFHNWTNGAFLTQSSLLNVRSFLGVNHHHATHHNHHLQAQQQPSVLTATLGALSSEKPSERTSPKHIENVPRTDSPPQPLKSPFQPVRDKYKWTLLPLVL from the exons ATGTCCTTCCCCCAGCTGGGCTACCCGCAGTACCTCAGCGCCAGCCAGGCGGTGTACGGCAGCGAGCGGCCCGGGGTGctggccgccgccgccgcagccgccgcagccgccgccgccgcctcgggCCGGCCCGCGGGCGCCGAACTGGGCAGCGGCTCGGCCGCTGTCACCTCGGTGCTGGGCATGTACGCGGGGCCCTACAGCGCCCCCAACTACAGCGCCTTCCTGCCCTACACCGCCGACCTCGGCCTCTTCTCGCAGATG GGCTCCCAGTACGAGCTGAAAGATAATCCGGGTGTCCATCCTGCTACCTTCGCAGCCCACACCGCCCCCGGCTATTATCCCTACGGACAGTTCCAGTACGGGGACCCGGGGCGACCCAAAAATGCCACCCGGGAGAGTACCAGCACCCTCAAGGCCTGGCTCAATGAACACCGCAAGAACCCCTACCCTACCAAGGGCGAGAAGATCATGCTGGCCATCATCACCAAGATGACCCTCACCCAGGTCTCCACCTGGTTCGCCAACGCCCGCCGCCGCCTCAAGAAGGAGAACAAGGTGACCTGGGGCTCCAGGAGTAAGGACCAAGAAGATGCTAACCTTTTTGGCAGCGATAACGAGGGGGACCCTGAGAAGACCGAAGACGATGAGGAGATCGACCTGGAGAGCATAGACATAGATAAAATTGATGAAAACGATGGGGAACAGAGcaatgaggaagaggaggagaagccTGAGCTCCTGAGACAAAGCAGTGAAGAGGAGCGCTtggaaaaagacaaggaatTGTCACTGTCAGGATCTGAAGGGCTGAAACCCAAAGATGCTCTGGCCATGGTGAAGGAGGCCTCTGACAACAGCACGCGAATCATTAGCCCCGGGGGACAGAGCAATTTACAGATGCCATCTCACAGCAAACCCAAGATCTGGTCTTTGGCAGAGACTGCGACCAGCCCTGATGGTGCCCTGAAATCCTcccccccaccacctccccctGCCCAGGTCACCCACACTTCGCCACAGATCCAGCATCCCGCCTTTCTCCCCAGCCATGGACTCTACACGTGCCAGATTGGCAAGTTTCACAACTGGACAAATGGGGCTTTTCTCACGCAGAGTTCCCTGCTAAACGTGAGGTCGTTTTTGGGAGTAAATCACCACCATGCCACTCACCACAACCACCACCtccaggcccagcagcagccttctgTTTTAACAGCCACCCTGGGAGCCCTAAGCAGTGAAAAGCCTTCAGAGAGGACCAGTCCCAAACACATAG aaaATGTCCCAAGAACCGATTCCCCACCTCAGCCACTCAAATCGCCCTTCCAGCCTGTCCGTGACAa atataaATGGACCCTACTTCCACTTGTGCTGTAA